In Camelina sativa cultivar DH55 chromosome 16, Cs, whole genome shotgun sequence, a single window of DNA contains:
- the LOC104751902 gene encoding protein BRICK 1, protein MAKAGGITNAVNVGIAVQADWENREFISHISLNVRRLFEFLVQFESTTKSKLASLNEKLDLLERRLEMLEVQVSTATANPSLFAT, encoded by the exons ATGGCGAAAGCAGGAGGGATCACGAATGCAGTAAACGTAGGAATCGCTGTTCAAGCAGATTGGGAGAATCGAGAATTCATCTCACACATCTCTCTCAATGTTCGTCGTCTCTTCGAATTCCTCGTCCAATTCG aatCGACCACAAAGAGCAAGTTGGCATCTTTGAATGAGAAGTTGGATCTGTTGGAACGTCGCTTGGAAATGCTGGAGGTGCAAGTGAGTACCGCCACAGCTAATCCTTCTCTGTTTGCTACGTGA
- the LOC104751903 gene encoding glycine-rich domain-containing protein 1 — translation MDKEKDHELEWLGAQKIEISVDLLAAAKQQLLFLATVDRNRWLYDGPELEKAIYRYNACWLPLLAKYSESSSSVGEGPLVPPLDCEWVWHCHRLNPVRYKSDCEQFYGRVLDNSGVVSSVNGNCKLKTEDLWKRLYPEEPYELDLINIDSEDIATKSLALEKCTKYDLVSAVKRQSPFYYQVSRSHVNNDIFLQEAVARYKGFLYLIKTNRERSLKRFCVPTYDVDLIWHTHQLHPVSYCDDMEKLISKVLEHDDTDSDRGKGKKLDTGFSKTTAQWEETFGTRYWKAGAMHRGKTPTPVTTSPYVSDVFAKESTAKDNFQNLIQFQEVEVVEVLLEIIGIKNIPDGHKGRLSVLFSKTQPDSLFNAERRLTILSEVGEKQVATFQCEPTGELVFKLVSSSPSKIPVSREPKNLGYASLSLKEFLFPVTTQLSVEKWLELTPSKGSKADQKPISLRVAVSFTPPIRSPSVLHMVQSRPSCKGSCFFPIMGKSRLAKSSTHIVDETQAEVIRLQMRNSTGGAVLKHDQRQVIGETDSGETHVLADYTGSFWSLLDSKWSLKKMNPSSAVIPLFELLGPRVVKVFSGRKLDYEPKHCANLRSDQDFMTLVEFSKQHPYGNAVGLVDMKFGSIEVKENWLVLPGIVSAFILNAVLKKGGFDGVTVGTKDVKEESKQTKLVAVTENKMNADSTNVGTAAAIIAPEKGSGCGGGCSGECGNMMKAANASGCGSGCSGECGDMVNIAANASGCGSGCSGECGDMVKAANASGCGSGCSGECGDMVKAVKASGCGSGCSGECGDMMKAAKASGCGGGSGCGGGCGGGCGGGCGNMVKAANASGCGGGCSGECGNMVKAA, via the exons atGGATAAGGAGAAAGATCATGAATTGGAGTGGCTTGGAGCTCAGAAGATAGAGATAAGCGTTGACTTATTAGCTGCGGCTAAGCAACAGCTTCTGTTCCTCGCAACTGTTGATAGGAACCGATGGCTTTACGATGGCCCTGAACTCGAAAAAGCTATCTACag GTACAATGCTTGTTGGCTTCCTTTGCTTGCCAAATACTCCGAGTCATCATCATCGGTTGGTGAAGGGCCTTTGGTCCCTCCTCTTGATTGTGAATGGGTTTGGCATTGCCACAGGCTTAATCCG GTGAGGTATAAGTCTGACTGTGAGCAATTTTACGGGAGAGTTCTCGACAATTCTGGAGTTGTATCTTCTGTTAATGGGAACTGCAAATTGAAAACTGAAGATTTATGGAAAAGATTGTATCCTGAGGAACCTTATGAGCTAGACTTGATTAACATAGACTCGGAGGACATCGCTACGAAATCTTTAGCTCTCGAGAAGTGCACCAAATATGATCTTGTTTCAGCTGTTAAGAGGCAGAGCCCATTTTACTACCAGGTTTCGAGGTCCCATGTAAACAATGACATTTTTCTGCAAGAAGCTGTTGCTAGATATAAGGGCTTTCTGTATCTGATTAAGACGAACAGAGAGAGGTCTTTAAAACGGTTTTGTGTTCCGACTTATGATGTTGACCTTATCTGGCACACGCATCAACTGCATCCAGTTTCTTACTGTGATGATATGGAGAAGCTCATTAGTAAGGTGTTGGAGCATGATGACACAGATTCTGACCGAGGCAAAGGTAAGAAGCTCGATACCGGTTTTTCTAAGACTACTGCACAATGGGAGGAGACTTTTGGTACAAGGTACTGGAAAGCCGGTGCAATGCATAGAGGCAAAACGCCTACACCTGTCACCACTTCTCCTTATGTTTCTGATGTTTTCGCCAAAGAATCAACTGCAAAAGATAATTTCCAGAATTTAATCCAATTTCAAGAGGTGGAAGTTGTTGAG GTCCTCTTGGAGATAATTGGGATTAAAAACATACCAGATGGACATAAGGGAAGGCTCTCGGTTCTGTTCAGTAAAACCCAGCCTGATTCTCTTTTCAATGCTGAACGTAGACTGACCATTTTATCCGAGGTTGGGGAAAAGCAAGTTGCTACTTTCCAGTGTGAACCTACAGGAGAGCTTGTTTTCAAACTTGTTTCCTCTTCACCGTCTAAGATACCAGTTTCGAGAGAGCCTAAAAACTTGGGTTATGCTTCTTTATCACTAAAGGAGTTTCTATTTCCAGTAACGACTCAACTCTCTGTGGAAAAGTGGCTGGAGTTAACACCCAGCAAAGGTAGCAAAGCAGATCAAAAACCCATCAGCCTGCGAGTCGCTGTCTCGTTTACTCCACCAATACGCAGTCCATCAGTCTTACACATGGTTCAATCAAGACCATCGTGCAAAGGCTCTTGCTTCTTTCCAATCATGGGGAAGTCCCGTCTTGCTAAGAGCTCAACACACATTGTTGATGAAACACAAGCAGAGGTGATCAGACTTCAAATGAG GAACTCTACTGGTGGAGCAGTACTTAAACATGATCAAAGACAAGTGATTGGCGAGACAGACTCTGGTGAAACTCACGTGCTTGCGGATTATACTGGTAGTTTCTGGTCTTTGCTGGACTCGAAATGGTCACTTAAAAAAATGAACCCCTCCAGTGCAGTTATTCCGCTCTTCGAGCTTTTGGGTCCTCGAGTG GTGAAAGTTTTCTCGGGGAGGAAGCTAGATTATGAACCAAAACACTGCGCAAATCTTAGAAGTGATCAAGATTTCATGACTCTTGTGGAATTTTCTAAGCAACATCCATATGGAAACGCTGTGGGATTGGTTGATATGAAATTTGGTTCCATTGAG GTAAAAGAGAATTGGTTGGTTTTGCCTGGAATCGTATCTGCTTTCATACTCAATGCTGTTCTGAAGAAAGGAGGTTTTGATGGCGTCACTGTCGGAACCAAAGACGTAAAAGAGGAAAGCAAACAGACTAAACTTGTAGCTGtgacagaaaataaaatgaatgcAGACTCCACTAATGTGGGGACTGCAGCTGCTATCATAGCTCCTGAAAAAGGCAGCGGCTGCGGAGGTGGCTGTAGCGGTGAATGCGGAAACATGATGAAAGCAGCTAATGCTAGTGGTTGCGGCAGTGGTTGTAGTGGAGAATGCGGAGATATGGTGAACATAGCAGCAAATGCTAGCGGCTGTGGTAGTGGATGTAGCGGTGAATGTGGAGATATGGTGAAAGCAGCAAATGCTAGCGGTTGTGGCAGTGGTTGCAGTGGAGAATGCGGGGACATGGTGAAAGCAGTGAAAGCTAGTGGTTGCGGAAGTGGTTGTAGTGGAGAATGCGGAGACATGATGAAAGCAGCAAAAGCTAGCGGTTGCGGCGGCGGCAGTGGCTGCGGCGGGGGTTGTGGTGGGGGTTGTGGCGGTGGTTGCGGAAACATGGTGAAAGCAGCAAATGCAAGCGGCTGCGGCGGTGGTTGTAGCGGTGAATGCGGAAACATGGTGAAAGCAGCATAA
- the LOC104751905 gene encoding auxin-responsive protein IAA8 yields MSYRLLSVDKEELDISPPGLKERNYLGLSDCSSVDSSTIHNRVQDGEKSNLNFKATELRLGLPESQSPERETDFGLLSPRTPDEKLLFPLLPSKDIAASATIGHKNVVSGNKRGFADTWDEFSSVKGSVRPGGGINMMLSPKIKDVPKSIQEERSHAKGGSNNAPAAKAQVVGWPPIRSYRKNTMASSTSKNTDEVDGKPGLGALFVKVSMDGAPYLRKVDLRTYTCYQQLSSALEKMFSCFTLGQCGLHGAQGRERMSETKLKDLLHGSEFVLTYEDKDGDWMLVGDVPWEIFTETCQKLKIMKGSDSIGLAPGAVEKSKNKDRV; encoded by the exons ATGTCTTATCGATTACTAAGTGTGGATAAGGAGGAACTGGATATATCACCACCTGGTTTGAAAGAACGTAACTACTTAGGCCTCTCTGATTGCTCCTCTGTTGATAGCTCAACCATTCACAATCGTGTTCAAGATGGTGAGAAGAGCAATCTCAATTTCAAAGCTACAGAACTGAGGCTAGGTCTTCCTGAGTCTCAATCTCCCGAGAGAGAAACTGATTTCGGTTTGCTAAGCCCGAGAACACCTGATGAGAAACTTCTCTTCCCGCTCTTACCTTCTAAAGACATTGCTGCTTCTGCTACTATAGGGCACAAGAATGTTGTTTCTGGAAACAAAAGAGGATTCGCTGACACTTGGGACGAGTTTTCGAGTGTTAAAGGTTCTGTTAGACCAGGAGGAGGAATCAACATGATGTTGTCGCCGAAAATTAAAGATGTCCCGAAGAGTATTCAAGAAGAAAGATCTCATGCTAAGGGTGGTTCGAACAATGCACCAGCTGCCAA GGCACAGGTTGTTGGTTGGCCTCCAATCAGATCATACAGGAAGAATACGATGGCTTCTTCTACATCGAAGAACACTGATGAGGTTGATGGGAAACCTGGTCTTGGTGCTTTGTTTGTGAAAGTTAGCATGGATGGTGCTCCTTATCTGAGAAAGGTCGACTTGAGAACTTACACTTGCTATCAACAGTTGTCTTCTGCACTTGAGAAAATGTTCAGCTGCTTCACTCTTG GTCAATGTGGACTTCATGGTGCTCAAGGGAGGGAAAGAATGAGCGAGACCAAACTGAAGGATCTCCTTCATGGATCAGAGTTTGTGCTTACCTACGAAGACAAAGACGGTGATTGGATGCTTGTTGGAGATGTCCCGTGGGA GATATTTACTGAAACATGCCAGAAACTGAAGATCATGAAGGGCTCTGATTCTATTGGGTTAG CTCCAGGTGCAGTGGAGAAATCGAAGAACAAAGACCGGGTTTGA